The following is a genomic window from Amycolatopsis cihanbeyliensis.
CGACGGTTCATGCGAACGAACGCTGCTCCTCCTGCGCGACGAGGTAGGGGCTCTGCCGGGCGGGCAGGGCCGTGCGGCTGCCGGGTCCTTCGGTGTAGTCCTGCTGGCGCGCTCGGCCGAGTCGGTTCATCAACTCGGTCAGCTTGTCGGCGCCTCGCTGGACGCCTTTGCGTTCGTTCGGTCGGGACATGGGCACGCAGTGCACGTAGCGCGCCACCAACGCCGCCGCGTAGGAAGCGTGCTCGCGTTCCAGTTCGGCGAACGCCGCTCGGAGGTCGAGCGGTGCGGGATCGTGGCCGTCCCCGGCCTCGACCAGGACGCCGTTGTCCAGCATCTCGCGGACTTCCCTGGTGGAGTAGTTGTAGTTGCCGGAGAAGTGGTCGTAGTCGTTGCGGTAGTCGGACGCGATCTGCTGGGCCATCCGGTACAGGCCGCGCCTGCGTTGCCGGCCGGCTAGATCAGTGACGGTGGTCGCCTGCCGGTCGCGGAGCAGCCGCAGGGAGATCTCTTGGGTCAACTCGTCGGCGTCGATCGTGCCCGGCCATTCCACCGCGGTCACCTCGGCCACCCGGCGTAGCTCGTCCATCAGCTCCAGCAGGGCCGTGTTCTGGTCGATGTCCACGTTTCCTAACTCATCCTCCCTGTATGACTTAATATTTAGATCGTGAAAACGGCACCTTCGACGGTGAACCTGCGATGCTCGATCGGGATGGTCTCAGCGTGAACGTAGTTTCCGTCGCGGTGGACTATGGCGAATCCGGCCTGCCAGTTCGCCGTAGCGGTATCGAGGTAGGACGCGAGCTTCTGATTCATCAGGTGTCCCACTTCGACGCCGGTCAACGTCTGCTTCACCTCGCCGTTGTAGCCCAGCGTGTGATGAAGGGTGCCGAGCCGGTGAGTATGTCCCATGATGAGCGAGGCGCCCATCTTCTTGGCCGCGTTCAACGCTGTGTTTCCGGCGACCGGGCTGAGCCGGATCTTGCCGAGGTGCCCGTGGGTGATTACCCATCCTTTGGCGAACTCGTACCAGTCAGGCAACTTCGTGACACCGAATGCGTCGAAGTCCAGGAGCGTTTCGAGGTTGAACGCCCCGGACTCCGCCAAGGCCGGCGCGTACTTCGACAGGTACGTCCTCGGACGAAGGTCGTGGTTGCCCTCCACGACGCCCACGGGGCCGTCGTAGACGGCCCGGAGCGGTTCCAGGAAGTGCCGCTTGCCGTAGTCGCTGTCGGCGAACACGGAGCCCTCGTACTCGGCGGCCGTGCCCTTCGACCAGCGCGACGGCTGAGGGTAGTCCATGAGGTCACCGATCTGCACAACTTCGTCCGGCTGGTACTCGCCCACGAAGTTGATGACCGCCTTCAGCGCCTTGCGGTCCTCGTACGGCATCTGAACGTCGCTGATGACGACGATGCGTTTGGTCAAAGAATCCCCTCCAGCGCGCTCCTGATTCGGCGCAGCCTGATGTGTTGCATCGCCGCGTAGTTGGCGAGGTCTTCGACCTCTTCGAGCGCGTAGTCCACGATCTTGATGGGATGCAGGGCCTCGAACTGCTGATGGGACCCACAGGCGTACTGTTCCTGGCCTACGCCGACGATGCGGCTCGTGCAGCGGTCAAGGAACTCGGCCGTGTAGTCCGCCAGCTCCTCGGCGGACATCCCGAAGCCGGGAACTCCCCAGTGGTCCTCGGGCTCTGATGGCTCTGGTGCAACAAACAAGATACTCAACTAGTCGTCAATCCTTTTCCGTAGAGACTCCGGGCCGTGCTTGACGGCCATGCTGTTCACGTCTTCGCCGGCCATCGCCGGGACCACTAGCGCGTTCGGCAGGTCTTTCGCGACCTTGACGGCGAACTCGCGTCCTTGGCCCGAGTCGTCGTTGTCGGCGAGAATCCACACCCGCTCGTGTCCCAGAAATAGCTCGCCAAAGTACGACTGCCACGCTTCGACGCCTGGCACGCCAACGGCTGGTACCCCCAGCACGGTCGCGGTGATGGCGTCGATCTCGCCTTCACAGATGGCGATGCGGTCTTGGTGGTCGAGTAGTGCGACGGTGTTGAACAGGCGAGGTTTGTCCCCGGCCATCGTGGCGTACTTCCGACCGGGGTGGTCCGAGTGGTCGCAGTCGGCGCGGATGCACCGAAACCGCATCGCGACCACAGACCATTCCCCTCGGGCTGTCCGCCGCAGGTAGGGGACCGCTAGCATCCCCCGGTACATCTCGTGCCCAGCCAGGGGCTCACCAACGAAACCGAGGCGGAACTTCTCGACGGTCTGCGTGACGCTTGGCCCCATGAGCCCACGCTCGTTGAGGTGATCCTCGGCCGCACTTCCGGCGAGGCTTTCGTGATACCTCGCCGTGGCGTCGGCCAAGAATCTCTTCCGCGCGTCTAACTGCCTTGGAATATGTCAATCCCTCCTCCCGTCTGATCAACGCGACGGCATCCCCTTTGGCGTCGCAGGCGTGGCACTTGAAGGCGTCACGCTGGAAGCTGATGGACGCCGATGCGTGCTCGTCGCCGTGAAACGGGCAGACACAGGCGTTCCACTCGCGACGGTCCTCCGGGGGACGCCAATCCGGGGAGTAGTGCCGGATCACGTCCGCAATCACCGTAATCCCTCTACTCCGTACGGCTTAAGTAGTAGTTATGGAGAAGTCGCAGGGCGAACGAACCGGGGAGTACCCACGCCGCGTCTTCCGGCTTGGCGAGGTGGCGCTTGTAGACGACCACTGCCTCGTCGCCGGTCTGGTTGGCGTCGGCCT
Proteins encoded in this region:
- a CDS encoding metallophosphoesterase; this encodes MTKRIVVISDVQMPYEDRKALKAVINFVGEYQPDEVVQIGDLMDYPQPSRWSKGTAAEYEGSVFADSDYGKRHFLEPLRAVYDGPVGVVEGNHDLRPRTYLSKYAPALAESGAFNLETLLDFDAFGVTKLPDWYEFAKGWVITHGHLGKIRLSPVAGNTALNAAKKMGASLIMGHTHRLGTLHHTLGYNGEVKQTLTGVEVGHLMNQKLASYLDTATANWQAGFAIVHRDGNYVHAETIPIEHRRFTVEGAVFTI
- a CDS encoding toprim domain-containing protein, whose translation is MADATARYHESLAGSAAEDHLNERGLMGPSVTQTVEKFRLGFVGEPLAGHEMYRGMLAVPYLRRTARGEWSVVAMRFRCIRADCDHSDHPGRKYATMAGDKPRLFNTVALLDHQDRIAICEGEIDAITATVLGVPAVGVPGVEAWQSYFGELFLGHERVWILADNDDSGQGREFAVKVAKDLPNALVVPAMAGEDVNSMAVKHGPESLRKRIDD